A region from the Rosa rugosa chromosome 6, drRosRugo1.1, whole genome shotgun sequence genome encodes:
- the LOC133718503 gene encoding zinc finger protein ZAT4-like, translating to MERHKCKLCMRGFSNGRALGGHMRSHMMNLPIHQNPEGEEEEEAPHDQMLIDEIDSVSASFSDDDDDDDEEEQGEGEEEEEEDEEGLYYGLRENPKRSIRLVDHEFSFAVDAGSVVLQDRESETESSKNPTRRRSKRTRKSAMFDHHHDHDDHQQHQHQHQLHNQYHQHHPKLNQHHLEAFKKIKLKNKIDSCANNVEPEPVSSISDATTEEDVAFCLMMLSRDKWKKQDKQQEDQDEDAEVELYRSLDDSDESEEQLIKFQKTKSSRGKYKCETCKKVFKSYQALGGHRASHKKIKAAAAAAANPNPNRIVYEPEPDPKINHNAGSSSFAKTHQCPVCFRVFSSGQALGGHKRSHVTGSAAINNTHHHTPPVKSLAKLGDNMIDLNLPAPVDDDEMSQIEISAVSDAEFVNPIRR from the coding sequence ATGGAGAGGCACAAGTGTAAGCTTTGCATGAGGGGCTTCTCTAATGGCAGAGCTTTAGGGGGTCATATGAGGTCTCACATGATGAACCTTCCGATTCATCAGAATCCAGaaggggaggaggaggaagaagcgCCGCATGATCAAATGCTCATTGATGAAATAGACTCGGTTTCAGCTTCTttttctgatgatgatgatgatgatgatgaagaagaacaaggagaaggggaggaggaagaagaagaagatgaagaaggttTGTATTACGGGCTTAGAGAAAATCCAAAGAGGAGCATTCGATTAGTAGATCATGAGTTTTCTTTTGCTGTGGATGCTGGCTCTGTTGTTCTTCAGgacagagagagtgagaccGAGTCGTCCAAGAACCCAACTCGGAGACGATCCAAGCGGACTCGGAAATCGGCCATGTTTGATCATCATCATGATCATGACGATCATCAgcaacatcaacatcaacatcaacTTCATAATCAATACCACCAGCATCATCCAAAGCTTAATCAACATCACCTAGAAGCCTTCAAGAAAATTAAGCTGAAAAACAAGATAGATTCTTGTGCTAATAATGTAGAGCCAGAACCGGTGAGTTCAATTTCTGATGCCACAACAGAGGAAGATGTAGCCTTTTGTCTCATGATGTTATCGAGAGACAAATGGAAAAAACAAGATAAACAACAAGAGGATCAAGACGAGGATGCTGAAGTTGAATTATATAGATCCTTGGACGACAGTGATGAATCCGAGGAACAACTGATCAagtttcaaaaaacaaaaagtagtCGGGGAAAGTACAAGTGCGAAACTTGCAAGAAAGTCTTCAAATCCTATCAAGCTCTTGGCGGGCACAGAGCGAGTCACAAGAAGATTAAAGCCGCCGCCGCTGCTGCTGCTAATCCAAACCCGAATCGCATTGTTTACGAGCCCGAACCCGACCCAAAAATTAACCACAATGCAGGCAGTTCTTCTTTCGCAAAAACCCATCAATGCCCTGTTTGTTTCAGAGTCTTCTCATCTGGGCAAGCGCTTGGTGGACACAAGAGATCACATGTGACAGGTTCTGCAGCCATTAATAACACTCATCATCATACTCCTCCTGTAAAAAGCTTGGCTAAGCTAGGTGACAATATGATAGATCTTAATCTTCCTGCTCctgttgatgatgatgagatGAGCCAAATCGAGATTTCTGCGGTTTCTGATGCTGAATTTGTGAACCCAATTAGGCGATGA